A stretch of Flavobacterium sp. N1994 DNA encodes these proteins:
- the map gene encoding type I methionyl aminopeptidase has protein sequence MIIPKTAEEIELMRESALLVSKTLGEVAKVIKPGVTTLQLDQLAEEFIRDNGGVPGFLGLYGFPNSLCMSPNAQVVHGIPNNIPLQEGDVISVDCGVLKNGFYGDHAYSFEIGEVAPEVKKLLKVTKESLYIGIREFKSGNRVEDVGNAIQKYCEGHGYGVVRELVGHGLGTKMHEDPEMPNYGKRGRGKLFVEGMVVAIEPMINMGTKNIKQLKDGWTILTADGKPSAHFEHNVALVNGKPELLSTFQYIYKALGIVSNEEEEFRTEPLVL, from the coding sequence ATGATTATTCCAAAAACAGCTGAAGAAATTGAATTGATGCGTGAAAGCGCTTTGTTAGTTTCGAAAACATTAGGTGAAGTGGCCAAAGTAATTAAGCCAGGTGTCACTACCTTACAATTAGATCAATTAGCCGAAGAATTCATTAGAGATAATGGTGGAGTTCCTGGTTTCCTTGGTTTGTACGGATTTCCCAATTCGCTTTGCATGAGTCCGAATGCCCAAGTGGTTCATGGAATTCCAAATAACATTCCACTACAAGAAGGTGATGTAATATCAGTAGATTGTGGTGTTTTGAAAAACGGTTTTTATGGAGATCATGCTTATTCTTTTGAAATTGGTGAAGTGGCACCAGAAGTTAAAAAACTTTTAAAGGTTACTAAAGAATCTTTATATATCGGAATACGAGAATTCAAGTCTGGAAATCGTGTTGAAGATGTAGGTAATGCCATTCAGAAATATTGTGAAGGCCATGGTTATGGAGTGGTTCGGGAACTTGTTGGACATGGTTTAGGAACCAAAATGCACGAAGATCCAGAAATGCCAAATTATGGAAAACGCGGTCGTGGTAAACTATTCGTGGAAGGAATGGTAGTCGCTATCGAACCCATGATTAACATGGGGACTAAAAATATCAAGCAACTCAAAGACGGTTGGACTATATTGACTGCTGATGGAAAACCAAGTGCTCATTTTGAACATAATGTGGCATTGGTTAACGGAAAACCAGAACTGCTTTCCACGTTTCAATATATCTATAAAGCATTAGGGATTGTGAGTAATGAAGAAGAGGAGTTTCGAACAGAGCCTTTGGTTCTTTAA
- a CDS encoding GxxExxY protein gives MDINELTYKVIGLAIDVHKELGPGLLESAYQECLFYELKNAGLHVEKEKSLPIVYKEVKLDHGYRIDLLVKNVVVIEIKTVENFTDVHFAQVLTYLKLGDYPIGLLMNFDSKILKNNIKRFINKN, from the coding sequence ATGGATATAAACGAATTGACTTATAAAGTAATTGGACTAGCGATAGATGTTCATAAAGAACTTGGCCCAGGTCTTTTAGAGTCTGCTTATCAAGAATGTCTTTTCTACGAATTAAAGAATGCTGGTTTACATGTTGAAAAAGAGAAGTCTTTGCCAATAGTATATAAAGAAGTAAAACTTGACCATGGTTATCGTATAGATCTGCTGGTTAAAAATGTAGTAGTCATCGAAATAAAAACAGTTGAGAATTTTACTGATGTTCATTTTGCTCAAGTTTTGACTTATTTAAAACTAGGAGATTATCCCATTGGATTACTTATGAACTTTGACAGTAAAATATTAAAGAATAATATCAAACGATTTATAAATAAAAATTAA
- a CDS encoding class I SAM-dependent methyltransferase, whose translation MKKTFKFILNTIPRPILIRLSIVVRPILALALKGNRFTDPIDGKSFRMFLPYGYGTQRNNVLSPSTLSLERHRLLWLYLQNETDFFTAKEKKKVLHFAPEQEFYKRFKKQTNIDYTTTDLLSPLADVKADICNLPFEDNSYDVIFCNHVLEHIPDDTKAMQELYRVLKPGGMGIFQIPQDLSRATTFSDDSIVDQKERAKIFGQYDHVRVYGRDYFDKLRSIGFKVVEEDYTTKMTPELVEKYCLAQGEIIPICYK comes from the coding sequence ATGAAAAAAACATTCAAGTTCATACTCAATACGATTCCTAGACCGATTCTTATTCGTTTAAGTATTGTCGTTCGACCTATATTGGCTTTAGCCTTAAAAGGAAATCGATTCACGGATCCTATTGATGGTAAAAGTTTCCGTATGTTCTTGCCTTATGGGTATGGCACCCAAAGAAATAATGTACTATCCCCAAGTACTCTTTCATTAGAAAGACATCGTTTGTTGTGGTTGTATTTACAAAACGAAACTGATTTTTTTACGGCTAAGGAAAAGAAAAAAGTACTGCACTTTGCTCCTGAACAAGAGTTCTATAAACGCTTTAAAAAACAAACCAACATTGATTATACTACGACGGATTTACTTTCGCCTTTAGCGGATGTTAAAGCTGACATTTGTAATTTACCCTTTGAAGACAACAGCTACGATGTTATTTTTTGCAATCACGTATTAGAGCATATTCCAGATGACACTAAAGCCATGCAAGAATTATATCGAGTATTAAAACCAGGTGGCATGGGGATTTTTCAGATTCCTCAGGATTTGTCTAGAGCTACTACTTTTTCGGACGACAGTATCGTAGACCAAAAAGAGCGAGCTAAAATATTCGGACAATACGATCACGTTCGGGTTTACGGCAGAGATTATTTTGATAAACTAAGAAGCATTGGGTTTAAAGTAGTAGAGGAAGATTACACTACTAAAATGACACCTGAACTTGTTGAAAAATATTGTTTAGCCCAAGGCGAAATCATTCCTATTTGTTACAAATAA
- a CDS encoding M16 family metallopeptidase: MKHILKSTLALFLFPAAMFAQDLKGTNLIPFDPNVKKGTLKNGITYYIRKNAKPENKVDLRLLVNAGSVLENDDQQGLAHFMEHMNFNGTKRFPKNQLVDYLQSIGVKFGQHLNAYTSFDETVYFLPIPSDNPEKLEKGFQIIEDWAFNANLTPEEIDKERGVVLEEYRLGLGADKRMEDKYIPKMMHNSQYANRLPIGKKEILENFKYDKLVSFYKDWYRPDLISVIVVGDIDVAQMEQKIKDHFSKYQNPANEKPRKSFDVPNHKETFVAIESDKEAAQTQVQLLYKDYGLRKIKKTINDLKDELVEVLFTTMLNNRLNELVNSPTPPFTYGFTYHGETFARNKQAFQSFAMIDENKQLEALKVLVSENERVKKFGFTAGEFERAKKEVLTRSESQYKDRDKSESENFVWECQSNFLQQEPMPGIEWSYPAVQKMLPSVKLTEVNALIKDFLKEDNRVVVITAPEKEGLKKVTEQEVLAAIKVNSAELKPYEDKAVAKSLLRNPIKEGSIVKKETNDKIGATTLTLSNGAKVTYKKTDFKNDEILLEAVSFGGTNLYTNEEMKKTMFANNGLTEAGFSGLNQNDIEKFMSDKIASVTPYISNATEGFRGNATPKDLEYAFQMIHAYFTDLNFDAAAFDGYKQKQSNFYQNLISQPNFYFQQELYTYLNKENPRWNGFIPTAEKWKEADYQLAYNKYKERFANAGDFEFFFVGNVDDTIMENLAKKYIASLASNDNRETTKDLGYRFLKGDLKKVVNKGKDPKSNVSIMFYGDTTYNADEAYLLKAAGDILTIKLTEVIREQESGVYTVNARGSMNKVPNGSYNFNINFPCGPENTEKLITATLGELNKIIANGPTQVDLDKFKQAELLEYKKQMKENRYWMANFTKCYTNGSKPEDILDMEAKINGVTVAQVQEVAKKYLAKDKTIGVLMPE, translated from the coding sequence ATGAAGCACATTTTAAAATCGACGCTCGCCCTTTTTTTGTTTCCAGCAGCAATGTTTGCTCAGGATTTGAAGGGAACCAATCTCATTCCTTTTGACCCTAATGTCAAAAAAGGAACATTAAAAAACGGAATAACCTACTACATCCGAAAAAATGCCAAGCCTGAAAACAAAGTAGATTTAAGATTACTTGTCAATGCAGGGTCTGTACTTGAAAATGATGACCAACAAGGGTTAGCACATTTTATGGAGCACATGAATTTTAACGGTACAAAACGTTTTCCTAAGAATCAATTGGTAGATTATTTACAAAGCATCGGTGTAAAATTTGGACAACATTTAAACGCGTATACCAGTTTTGATGAAACCGTTTATTTTCTTCCTATCCCATCGGATAATCCAGAAAAACTAGAAAAAGGGTTTCAAATCATAGAAGATTGGGCATTCAATGCCAACTTAACGCCAGAAGAAATTGATAAAGAAAGAGGTGTGGTTTTAGAAGAATACAGATTAGGATTGGGTGCTGACAAAAGAATGGAAGATAAATATATTCCAAAAATGATGCACAACTCACAGTATGCTAATCGTTTACCTATTGGTAAGAAGGAAATCCTTGAGAACTTCAAGTATGATAAATTAGTGAGTTTTTACAAAGATTGGTACAGACCAGATTTAATCAGTGTAATTGTGGTTGGGGATATTGATGTAGCTCAAATGGAACAAAAAATTAAGGATCATTTCTCAAAATATCAAAATCCGGCCAACGAAAAACCTAGAAAATCTTTTGACGTGCCTAATCATAAAGAAACTTTTGTAGCCATAGAAAGTGATAAAGAAGCGGCACAAACACAGGTGCAACTTTTATATAAAGATTATGGGTTACGTAAAATAAAGAAAACGATTAATGATCTTAAAGATGAATTAGTTGAAGTATTATTTACTACCATGTTAAATAATAGATTGAACGAATTAGTTAATTCCCCAACACCGCCTTTTACTTATGGCTTTACTTATCATGGAGAAACATTTGCTAGAAACAAACAAGCATTTCAATCGTTTGCTATGATTGACGAAAACAAACAATTGGAAGCTTTAAAAGTCCTTGTTTCAGAAAACGAAAGAGTAAAGAAATTTGGATTTACTGCTGGGGAATTTGAAAGAGCTAAAAAAGAGGTATTAACTAGATCAGAGAGTCAATATAAAGACAGAGATAAGAGCGAGTCTGAAAATTTTGTTTGGGAATGCCAATCCAATTTCTTACAACAAGAGCCTATGCCAGGTATAGAATGGAGTTATCCAGCGGTTCAAAAAATGTTGCCATCGGTTAAATTGACAGAAGTTAATGCTTTAATAAAAGACTTTTTAAAAGAGGATAATAGAGTAGTTGTTATAACGGCTCCTGAAAAAGAAGGCTTGAAAAAAGTAACAGAACAAGAAGTACTTGCTGCCATTAAAGTAAATTCGGCTGAATTAAAACCTTACGAGGATAAGGCTGTTGCCAAAAGTTTGTTGAGAAACCCTATTAAAGAAGGTAGTATAGTTAAAAAAGAAACTAATGATAAAATTGGAGCTACTACCTTAACCTTGTCAAATGGAGCCAAAGTAACTTATAAGAAAACTGATTTTAAAAATGATGAGATTTTATTAGAAGCAGTAAGTTTCGGAGGGACCAATTTGTATACTAACGAGGAGATGAAAAAAACGATGTTTGCTAATAATGGGCTTACTGAAGCTGGTTTTTCTGGTCTAAATCAAAATGATATTGAGAAATTTATGTCAGATAAAATAGCAAGTGTAACACCTTATATTTCTAATGCTACAGAAGGCTTTAGAGGAAATGCAACACCTAAAGATTTGGAATATGCTTTCCAAATGATACACGCTTATTTTACCGATTTGAATTTTGATGCAGCTGCCTTTGATGGCTACAAACAAAAACAATCGAACTTTTATCAAAACCTAATTTCACAGCCTAATTTCTATTTCCAACAAGAATTATACACTTATCTGAATAAAGAAAATCCAAGATGGAACGGGTTTATCCCAACGGCTGAAAAATGGAAAGAAGCGGACTATCAATTAGCATATAACAAATACAAAGAACGCTTTGCTAATGCTGGAGATTTTGAATTCTTCTTCGTAGGAAATGTAGATGATACTATCATGGAGAATCTCGCTAAAAAGTACATTGCATCACTTGCCTCCAATGATAATAGAGAAACAACAAAAGATTTAGGATACCGATTTTTAAAAGGTGACCTAAAAAAAGTAGTGAACAAAGGGAAAGACCCTAAAAGTAATGTGAGTATTATGTTTTATGGCGATACAACCTATAATGCTGATGAGGCTTATTTATTGAAAGCAGCTGGAGATATTTTGACCATTAAATTAACAGAAGTAATAAGAGAACAAGAAAGTGGGGTATATACTGTAAATGCTAGAGGTAGTATGAATAAAGTTCCTAATGGTTCTTATAATTTCAATATTAATTTCCCTTGTGGACCTGAGAATACAGAGAAACTAATCACGGCTACCTTAGGCGAGCTGAATAAAATCATTGCCAACGGTCCTACTCAAGTTGATTTGGATAAATTCAAACAAGCTGAACTTCTAGAATATAAAAAACAAATGAAGGAGAACCGTTACTGGATGGCTAATTTCACGAAATGTTATACTAATGGCTCCAAACCAGAAGACATTTTAGATATGGAAGCAAAAATTAACGGCGTAACAGTAGCCCAAGTTCAGGAAGTAGCTAAAAAATATTTAGCTAAAGATAAAACGATTGGGGTCTTAATGCCTGAATAA
- a CDS encoding DUF5103 domain-containing protein produces MKKKNLFTFTLLLLTGIIFSQTETEVIPPYNIKTVTFVQNGQNTIPVFQLGDSFQFQFDDLYATESNYYYTITHCNYDWKPSQLSKSEYLIGFDDQRIQDYTNSFNSLQVYSHYNLSFPSKLTQFRVSGNYVIKILNDDKEVVFSRKFILYEDIVSVPIQVKRARNLSIIEHKQNLDFSITSPIINFQSPLTNVKVMLLQNGKLNNAITNIKPQYTIGNDLIYKYDTETQFWGGNEFLFFENKNIRAANNSIAAIDSKGGIYNAHLYTNQSRANAPYTYFPDIDGNFLVKNINAQNNDIEADYSWVFFTLSAPAYYGKKNIYVNGMFNNYAIGDENKMDYNAEKGVYEKAIMIKQGFTNYQYVIADDKGKIDEENAIDGNFYQTENNYFVLVYYKENNQRYDRIIGKGVASSVDITN; encoded by the coding sequence ATGAAGAAAAAAAACCTTTTCACTTTCACATTACTACTTCTAACAGGAATCATTTTTTCACAAACAGAAACAGAAGTAATCCCTCCTTATAATATTAAAACGGTCACTTTTGTTCAAAACGGACAGAATACTATACCCGTCTTTCAGTTAGGAGATAGTTTTCAGTTTCAATTTGATGATTTATATGCCACAGAATCCAATTATTATTACACCATTACTCATTGCAATTACGATTGGAAACCTTCACAACTATCCAAATCAGAATACCTTATAGGTTTTGATGATCAACGAATTCAAGATTATACTAATTCATTTAATTCACTTCAAGTATATTCCCACTATAACCTTTCGTTTCCGAGTAAATTGACCCAATTTAGAGTAAGCGGAAACTATGTGATTAAGATTTTAAATGATGACAAGGAAGTCGTTTTTTCAAGAAAATTTATCCTTTATGAAGATATAGTTTCGGTGCCAATACAAGTCAAAAGAGCTCGAAATCTTTCCATTATAGAGCACAAACAAAACTTAGACTTTTCAATAACTTCACCGATTATTAACTTTCAAAGTCCGTTGACCAATGTCAAAGTGATGTTACTACAAAATGGTAAACTGAACAATGCTATAACGAATATCAAACCACAATATACCATTGGCAATGACCTAATTTACAAATACGATACCGAAACACAATTTTGGGGAGGAAACGAATTTCTCTTTTTTGAAAACAAAAACATACGAGCTGCCAATAATAGTATAGCCGCTATAGATTCTAAAGGCGGAATTTACAATGCGCATTTATATACAAATCAATCAAGAGCCAATGCCCCTTATACTTATTTCCCTGATATTGATGGGAATTTTCTAGTAAAAAACATTAATGCACAAAATAACGATATTGAGGCTGATTATTCCTGGGTATTCTTTACGCTATCAGCACCAGCATATTATGGTAAAAAGAATATTTACGTTAATGGAATGTTCAATAATTACGCAATAGGTGATGAAAACAAGATGGATTATAATGCTGAAAAAGGGGTCTATGAAAAGGCCATTATGATAAAACAAGGGTTTACGAACTATCAATACGTAATTGCAGATGACAAAGGGAAAATAGATGAAGAAAATGCTATAGACGGCAATTTCTATCAAACTGAAAATAATTACTTTGTGTTGGTTTATTATAAAGAAAACAATCAACGCTACGACAGAATTATTGGAAAAGGAGTAGCAAGTTCTGTTGATATAACTAACTAA
- the apaG gene encoding Co2+/Mg2+ efflux protein ApaG, whose product MVTQITRGIKISVLTSFEGTYFKNYKIHFAFSYEITIENHSKDSVQLNSRHWEILDSLNDKEIVDGEGVVGKKPVLKPGEKHTYNSGCLLSSPFGAMSGYFNMINFTTTKTFKVIVPSFKLSAAFALN is encoded by the coding sequence ATGGTAACCCAAATAACAAGAGGTATAAAAATTTCGGTCTTGACTAGTTTTGAAGGCACCTACTTCAAGAACTATAAAATTCACTTTGCCTTTAGTTATGAAATCACCATTGAAAATCACAGCAAAGATTCCGTACAATTAAATTCACGTCATTGGGAAATATTAGATTCCCTTAACGATAAGGAAATTGTTGATGGCGAAGGTGTAGTTGGGAAAAAACCAGTATTAAAACCAGGTGAAAAACACACTTACAATTCGGGTTGTTTACTTTCCTCGCCATTTGGTGCCATGAGTGGTTATTTCAACATGATTAATTTTACTACCACCAAAACTTTTAAAGTGATTGTGCCTTCATTCAAATTAAGTGCTGCATTTGCTTTGAATTAA
- the pruA gene encoding L-glutamate gamma-semialdehyde dehydrogenase has product MPKGFFHVPKAANEPVKSYAPNSPEKAAVLAAYQKMWKETIDVPNYIGNEEIRTGNTRNMTAPHDHQHVVGQYHLAEKIHIEKAIASALEARKKWANMAWEQRAAIFLKAAELIAGPYRAKINAATMIAQSKTVFQAEIDASCELIDFLRYNVEFMTQIYNDQPKSVSDVWNRVEYRPLEGFVYAITPFNFTAIAANLPASAALMGNVVVWKPSDSQVFSAKIIIDVFKEAGVPDGVINVVFGDPVMITDTVLASPDFAGVHYTGSTFVFKEIWKKIGTNIHTYKTYPRIVGETGGKDFVLAHPSANVKQVVTGITRGGFEFQGQKCSAASRAYIPQSLWPAVKEQLITDVKSMKMGSPEDFGNFITAVIHEGSFDKLAKYIDQAKKDADAEIIVGGNYDKSKGYFIEPTIIVTTNPKYTTMETELFGPVVTLYVYEDAKWKETLALVDGTSEYALTGAIFSQDRYAIEEATLALQNSAGNFYINDKPTGAVVGMQPFGGARASGTNDKAGSMQNLLRWVSPRTIKETMVTPEDYRYPFLGE; this is encoded by the coding sequence ATGCCAAAAGGTTTTTTTCATGTCCCAAAAGCGGCCAATGAACCCGTAAAATCATACGCTCCCAATTCTCCAGAAAAAGCTGCCGTTCTGGCCGCATACCAAAAAATGTGGAAAGAAACAATTGATGTTCCTAACTACATTGGCAACGAAGAAATTCGAACCGGAAACACTCGAAATATGACAGCGCCACATGATCATCAACATGTTGTTGGACAATACCATTTGGCAGAAAAAATCCATATCGAAAAGGCCATTGCCTCAGCTCTTGAAGCAAGAAAAAAATGGGCCAATATGGCTTGGGAACAACGTGCGGCTATCTTTTTAAAAGCAGCCGAATTAATTGCTGGACCTTATCGTGCCAAAATCAATGCTGCCACTATGATTGCCCAATCGAAAACTGTTTTTCAGGCAGAGATTGATGCGTCTTGTGAGCTAATTGACTTCTTGCGTTACAACGTAGAATTCATGACTCAAATTTATAACGACCAACCTAAGTCAGTTTCCGATGTTTGGAACCGAGTAGAATACCGTCCGTTAGAAGGTTTTGTTTATGCAATAACACCGTTTAACTTTACTGCTATCGCCGCTAATTTACCTGCAAGTGCTGCATTAATGGGAAATGTGGTTGTATGGAAACCAAGTGATAGCCAGGTTTTTTCTGCAAAAATAATAATTGATGTTTTCAAAGAAGCGGGAGTTCCTGATGGTGTTATCAACGTAGTTTTTGGAGACCCTGTTATGATTACGGATACTGTATTAGCTAGCCCTGATTTTGCTGGAGTTCATTACACTGGCTCCACATTTGTGTTCAAAGAAATCTGGAAGAAAATCGGAACCAATATTCATACCTATAAAACCTATCCAAGAATCGTTGGAGAAACGGGTGGAAAAGATTTCGTTTTGGCACATCCAAGTGCTAATGTAAAACAAGTCGTTACTGGAATCACTCGTGGTGGTTTTGAATTCCAAGGGCAAAAATGTTCAGCGGCTTCAAGAGCATATATTCCTCAGAGTTTATGGCCAGCTGTAAAAGAGCAATTAATTACTGATGTAAAATCTATGAAAATGGGATCGCCAGAAGATTTTGGCAATTTTATTACAGCGGTAATACACGAAGGTTCTTTTGATAAATTAGCTAAGTATATTGACCAAGCTAAAAAAGATGCCGATGCTGAAATTATTGTGGGTGGAAACTATGATAAATCAAAAGGATATTTCATTGAGCCTACTATTATTGTAACCACTAATCCCAAATACACTACAATGGAGACCGAACTTTTCGGACCTGTAGTAACCCTTTATGTTTATGAAGATGCTAAATGGAAAGAAACCTTAGCCCTAGTTGATGGAACTTCAGAATACGCTTTAACAGGAGCGATATTTAGTCAAGATCGCTATGCTATTGAAGAAGCTACTTTGGCTTTGCAAAACAGTGCTGGGAATTTTTACATCAATGACAAACCAACTGGAGCTGTAGTTGGAATGCAACCATTCGGAGGAGCAAGAGCTTCTGGAACAAATGATAAAGCGGGTTCTATGCAAAATTTATTGCGTTGGGTTTCTCCAAGAACCATCAAAGAAACTATGGTTACTCCTGAAGATTACCGTTATCCTTTTTTAGGAGAATAA
- a CDS encoding T9SS type A sorting domain-containing protein: MKIKLLSLLSLVSMIGFAQHQVNSFYGTNGFVSTAVTTATALTQGSGGIDQNWSFSGFVPLGSSTYTYVAPTTTESTTYPGSTNVIVTTSATATGKMFTKAAGTTISITGLDSSGLNINFNGGSNGSGNATLGAFPMVYPFTNTDNNVSGNYVYGTNSGTFSGTLVTSVDGYGVLNLPDYGYTGNVTRLKTVLSVTLYLSIFPVGTASQTTYAYYETNDSTNNFKFRSLNTVVVSSAAGINQNDTTYEIGTMPVLGNTYNTLQSVWIQNPVQNTIEINSGNPIENANISITDMLGKTIYQSKNETINGTLDIPISLTKGIYLITIGNENGSITKKIIKS; the protein is encoded by the coding sequence ATGAAAATAAAATTACTTTCATTATTATCCCTAGTTTCTATGATTGGTTTTGCCCAACATCAGGTCAATTCATTTTATGGAACAAATGGTTTTGTAAGCACTGCGGTGACTACTGCCACTGCATTAACTCAAGGCTCGGGTGGTATTGATCAGAACTGGTCGTTTTCAGGCTTCGTTCCTCTTGGCTCCTCAACATACACCTATGTTGCTCCTACAACTACAGAATCTACCACTTATCCAGGTAGCACTAATGTAATTGTTACCACTTCAGCTACAGCTACTGGAAAGATGTTTACAAAAGCTGCTGGGACAACTATTTCGATAACTGGTTTAGATTCTTCAGGATTGAATATCAATTTTAATGGCGGTTCCAATGGAAGTGGTAATGCTACACTAGGAGCTTTCCCGATGGTGTATCCGTTTACTAATACAGACAACAACGTTAGTGGAAATTACGTCTACGGCACTAATTCGGGAACATTTTCAGGAACATTAGTTACATCTGTTGATGGTTATGGCGTTTTGAACTTACCTGATTATGGTTATACTGGTAATGTAACCCGATTAAAAACAGTACTTTCAGTTACTTTATACTTAAGTATTTTTCCAGTAGGAACAGCTTCTCAGACTACTTATGCTTATTATGAAACTAACGATTCGACAAACAATTTTAAATTTAGAAGTCTCAACACTGTTGTGGTATCCTCAGCAGCTGGTATCAACCAAAATGATACAACCTATGAAATAGGTACTATGCCAGTTTTGGGAAATACTTATAATACACTTCAATCGGTTTGGATTCAAAACCCTGTACAAAACACTATTGAAATAAACTCAGGAAATCCTATAGAGAATGCCAACATAAGTATTACCGATATGTTAGGCAAAACAATCTATCAAAGCAAAAACGAAACGATTAACGGAACATTAGATATTCCAATTTCATTAACTAAAGGGATATATCTCATCACTATAGGAAATGAAAACGGAAGTATAACGAAGAAAATTATTAAGAGTTAA
- the rsmG gene encoding 16S rRNA (guanine(527)-N(7))-methyltransferase RsmG, whose amino-acid sequence MEEIIKQFPNLTENQLLQFQKLEALYQDWNAKINVISRKDIDELYTKHVLHSLAIAKIQAFEPGTYILDVGTGGGFPGIPLAILFPETRFYLIDVILKKINVVKAVAEALELKNVKAEQIRALEVKGDYDFIVSRAVTNMPDFVSWIKDKIKKQNKHTLKNGILYLKGGDLTEELKSFPYAKEYNIADFFSDEFFETKKVVHLPLKFKA is encoded by the coding sequence ATGGAAGAAATTATCAAACAATTTCCTAATCTTACTGAAAATCAACTCTTGCAGTTTCAAAAGTTAGAAGCGTTGTACCAAGATTGGAATGCCAAAATTAATGTGATTTCTCGTAAAGACATTGATGAATTATATACCAAACACGTTTTGCATTCTTTGGCTATAGCCAAAATCCAAGCTTTTGAACCTGGAACCTATATTCTTGATGTAGGAACAGGTGGTGGATTTCCAGGAATTCCCTTAGCGATACTTTTTCCCGAAACTCGTTTCTATTTGATAGATGTTATTCTAAAAAAAATAAATGTGGTAAAAGCTGTTGCCGAAGCATTAGAATTAAAAAATGTAAAAGCAGAACAAATTAGAGCTTTGGAAGTTAAAGGGGATTATGATTTTATTGTAAGCCGCGCCGTAACGAATATGCCCGATTTTGTTTCTTGGATAAAAGACAAAATTAAAAAGCAAAACAAACACACTTTGAAAAATGGAATTCTATATTTAAAAGGCGGTGATTTAACAGAAGAATTAAAATCGTTTCCCTATGCCAAGGAATATAATATAGCCGATTTCTTCTCGGATGAATTCTTTGAAACCAAAAAGGTAGTGCACTTACCATTAAAGTTTAAAGCTTAA